The proteins below come from a single Deltaproteobacteria bacterium genomic window:
- a CDS encoding AMP-binding protein: protein MNKLELSDSADRLLGRCLRRQAEKVPNDLFVRWGDERWSYGRVNELANASARGFVELGVARGDTVAFLMDTCPDWIWTTLGLNKLGAIWVPTNTDYKGAWLRESLEDARARVLVADGALLARALEACGGKLPFERVIVRGAVPSEIQARASIVPLEQLTQAPGAEPDDAQLYYGDTAAILWTSGTTGKSKGVMQSHNVWIRAALDGAVNAGLREGEVIYSCLPMYQSAAWVANVYRALVCGVPVAMDARFSVTEFWDRTRHYGATMVFTLGAMHIFLWQQPPRADDRDNPVRVAGMVPMPDKLIGPFKERFGIEEIHQGMGQSEVMGLLSRRPGVAYPENALGDPAEGIDVKLFDEHDREVAAGEPGEICVRPTAPFQIFNGYFNNAEATVSAWRNLWYHTGDLARRDANGSYYFVDRKKDFIRFKGRNISSFQVEAAFAAHPAVQQCAAHAVVSEQLAAEAEMKLCVVLKAGASATPDELCRFVNDTAPYFFVPRYVELMSELPQTPTGRVQKYKLRERGVTPETWDARKAGFEVRR, encoded by the coding sequence GTGAACAAGCTCGAGCTTTCGGATTCGGCGGATCGGTTGTTGGGGCGCTGTCTGCGTCGGCAGGCGGAGAAGGTTCCTAATGACTTGTTCGTGCGCTGGGGTGATGAGCGGTGGTCGTATGGGCGCGTGAACGAGCTCGCGAATGCGTCGGCGCGGGGGTTCGTGGAGCTTGGCGTTGCGCGCGGGGACACGGTCGCGTTTCTGATGGACACGTGTCCGGATTGGATCTGGACGACGCTCGGGCTGAACAAGCTCGGCGCGATTTGGGTGCCGACGAACACGGACTACAAAGGCGCGTGGCTGCGGGAGTCGCTCGAAGATGCGCGGGCGCGCGTGCTCGTGGCGGATGGCGCGCTGCTCGCGCGGGCGCTCGAGGCGTGCGGCGGGAAGCTGCCGTTCGAGCGCGTGATCGTGCGCGGTGCGGTGCCGAGCGAGATACAGGCGCGCGCTTCGATCGTGCCGCTCGAGCAGCTGACGCAGGCGCCGGGCGCTGAGCCGGACGACGCGCAGCTCTATTACGGAGACACGGCCGCGATTCTCTGGACGTCGGGCACGACCGGGAAGTCGAAGGGCGTGATGCAGAGCCACAACGTGTGGATCCGCGCGGCGCTCGACGGCGCGGTGAACGCGGGCCTGCGCGAAGGCGAGGTCATCTACAGCTGCCTCCCGATGTATCAGTCGGCGGCGTGGGTGGCGAACGTGTACCGCGCGCTCGTGTGCGGCGTGCCCGTCGCGATGGACGCGCGCTTCTCGGTCACGGAGTTCTGGGATCGCACGCGTCATTACGGTGCGACGATGGTGTTCACGCTCGGGGCGATGCACATCTTCCTGTGGCAGCAGCCGCCGCGCGCCGACGATCGCGACAACCCGGTGCGCGTCGCCGGGATGGTGCCGATGCCGGACAAGCTGATCGGCCCGTTCAAGGAGCGCTTCGGCATCGAGGAGATTCATCAGGGCATGGGGCAGAGCGAGGTGATGGGCCTGCTCTCGCGCCGGCCCGGAGTCGCGTATCCGGAGAACGCCCTCGGCGATCCGGCGGAGGGCATCGACGTGAAGCTGTTCGACGAGCACGACCGCGAGGTCGCCGCGGGCGAGCCGGGCGAGATCTGCGTGCGCCCCACCGCGCCGTTTCAGATCTTCAATGGCTACTTCAACAACGCCGAGGCGACGGTCAGCGCGTGGCGTAACCTCTGGTACCACACGGGCGATCTCGCGCGGCGCGACGCGAACGGAAGTTATTACTTCGTCGACCGCAAGAAGGACTTCATCCGCTTCAAGGGCCGCAACATCTCCTCCTTCCAGGTAGAGGCCGCGTTCGCGGCGCATCCCGCCGTGCAGCAGTGCGCGGCGCACGCGGTCGTGAGCGAGCAGCTCGCGGCGGAGGCGGAGATGAAGCTGTGCGTCGTGCTGAAGGCCGGTGCGAGCGCGACGCCCGACGAGCTGTGCCGCTTCGTGAACGACACGGCGCCGTACTTCTTCGTGCCGCGCTATGTCGAGCTGATGAGCGAGCTGCCGCAGACGCCGACGGGGCGCGTGCAGAAGTACAAGCTGCGCGAGCGCGGCGTCACGCCCGAGACGTGGGATGCGCGCAAGGCGGGATTCGAGGTGAGGCGGTGA
- a CDS encoding acyl--CoA ligase, with the protein MTATTNPPRPLLIGDVFRSNASVVPGRVAAALGERTLTHRELDRAANRTARALRALGVAHGDRVVTWADTSLDLVPLFAACAKLGAVFAPVNARLGAREAAEVARIARPRVVVVDAERAQDSARLADGCGAKLAQLGPGLGADVSHAALPEDDSDVSEPALREDEAHVIFFTSGSTGRPKGVVLSHRVSWLRSFQGVFRDEPRRTVCMFPMFHMAPWTLALAAWQTRGEIAFVASPTPDALLGAIERRRANHFYGIPLIWTRILERDLSRFDLSSLRELDTGTSAVPIELVRALRARFPACTLRIYYGATETGTASALSHADVLRKPGSVGAAPPGGELRIAEDGELLVRSAFLLSEYFEDAEATRAALRDGWFHTGDLCALDTEGYLSIVGRKKDVIRSGGESVSPAEVEAALRDAPGIEELAVVGIPDAQWGEVVCAVVVPKPGAALTLDALRAHCAGTLAGYKRPRRLELVRELPRTEATRQVQRALLVERIANGVRS; encoded by the coding sequence ATGACGGCAACCACGAACCCGCCGAGGCCGCTGCTGATCGGAGACGTGTTCCGCAGCAACGCGTCCGTCGTGCCAGGGCGCGTCGCCGCCGCGCTCGGCGAGCGCACGCTCACGCACCGCGAGCTCGACCGCGCCGCCAACCGCACGGCGCGCGCGCTGCGAGCGCTCGGCGTGGCGCACGGCGACCGCGTCGTCACCTGGGCGGACACCTCGCTCGACCTCGTTCCGCTGTTCGCCGCGTGCGCGAAGCTCGGCGCCGTGTTCGCGCCGGTGAACGCGCGGCTCGGAGCGCGCGAGGCCGCCGAGGTCGCGCGCATCGCGAGGCCGCGCGTCGTGGTCGTCGATGCGGAGCGCGCGCAGGACTCGGCGCGGCTCGCGGACGGATGCGGCGCGAAGCTCGCGCAGCTTGGTCCGGGCCTGGGAGCGGACGTCTCGCACGCCGCGCTTCCCGAAGACGACAGCGACGTGAGCGAGCCCGCGCTCCGCGAAGACGAAGCGCACGTGATCTTCTTCACGAGCGGCAGTACGGGCCGGCCCAAGGGCGTCGTGCTCTCGCATCGCGTGAGCTGGCTGCGCAGCTTCCAGGGCGTGTTCCGCGACGAGCCGCGCCGCACGGTCTGCATGTTTCCCATGTTCCACATGGCACCTTGGACGCTCGCGCTCGCGGCGTGGCAGACGCGCGGCGAGATCGCGTTCGTCGCGTCGCCGACGCCGGACGCCCTGCTCGGCGCGATCGAGCGCCGCCGCGCGAATCACTTCTACGGCATCCCGCTGATCTGGACGCGCATCCTCGAGCGCGACCTCTCGCGCTTCGATCTCAGCTCGCTGCGCGAGCTCGACACCGGCACGAGCGCGGTGCCGATCGAGCTGGTGCGCGCGCTGCGCGCGCGCTTCCCCGCGTGCACGCTGCGCATTTATTACGGCGCCACCGAGACCGGCACCGCGAGCGCGCTCTCGCACGCGGACGTGCTGCGCAAGCCGGGCAGCGTCGGCGCCGCGCCGCCTGGCGGGGAGCTGCGCATCGCGGAGGACGGCGAGCTGCTCGTGCGCAGCGCGTTTCTGCTGAGCGAGTACTTCGAGGACGCCGAGGCGACGCGCGCGGCGCTGCGCGACGGCTGGTTCCACACCGGCGACCTCTGCGCGCTCGACACGGAGGGCTACTTGTCGATCGTCGGGCGCAAGAAGGACGTGATTCGCAGCGGCGGCGAGAGCGTGTCGCCCGCCGAGGTCGAGGCCGCACTGCGCGATGCGCCCGGCATCGAGGAGCTTGCGGTGGTGGGCATCCCCGACGCGCAGTGGGGCGAGGTGGTGTGCGCGGTGGTCGTGCCGAAGCCCGGCGCCGCACTCACGCTCGATGCACTGCGCGCGCATTGCGCGGGCACGCTCGCGGGCTACAAGCGCCCGCGGCGCCTCGAGCTCGTGCGGGAGCTGCCGCGCACCGAGGCGACGCGGCAAGTTCAGCGCGCGCTACTCGTGGAGCGCATCGCGAACGGAGTGCGCTCGTGA
- a CDS encoding TetR/AcrR family transcriptional regulator produces MRNAILDSRKRILGVPLAATRAVDRALERQRATYAAETEKLVQAALALIRERGDLEPPVAAIVRRAKLSNQAFYRHFRSKHELLVAVLDHGIALLEEYLRERMAAAPNAAERIRAWLRGMLEQALNSRGAEATRPFALARSQLARHYPEEVAASEQRLTALVREAIADAKRSGELPHADPEADSEALYHLAMGWLETRLLEDDPAEKMQAKRLEAFAMAGLRASPHPSPASDRAARSAAGRAQRGIAERSS; encoded by the coding sequence ATGCGGAATGCCATTCTCGATTCCCGGAAACGCATTCTCGGCGTCCCTCTCGCGGCGACGCGCGCCGTGGACCGTGCGCTCGAGCGGCAGCGCGCGACTTACGCGGCGGAGACCGAGAAGCTCGTGCAGGCCGCACTCGCGCTGATCCGCGAGCGCGGCGATCTGGAGCCGCCCGTCGCCGCCATCGTGCGCCGCGCGAAGCTCTCGAATCAGGCCTTCTACCGGCACTTCCGCAGCAAGCACGAGCTGCTCGTGGCGGTGCTCGACCACGGCATCGCGCTGCTCGAGGAGTACCTGCGCGAGCGCATGGCCGCGGCCCCGAACGCGGCGGAGCGCATCCGCGCGTGGCTGCGCGGCATGCTCGAGCAGGCGCTCAACTCACGCGGCGCCGAGGCGACGCGCCCGTTCGCGCTCGCGCGCAGCCAGCTTGCGCGGCACTACCCCGAGGAGGTCGCGGCTTCCGAGCAGCGCCTAACAGCTCTCGTTCGCGAAGCGATCGCCGACGCGAAGCGCTCGGGCGAGTTGCCGCACGCTGATCCCGAGGCCGACAGCGAGGCGCTCTATCACCTCGCGATGGGCTGGCTCGAGACGCGGCTGCTCGAAGACGACCCGGCGGAGAAGATGCAGGCGAAGCGGCTCGAAGCGTTCGCGATGGCGGGCCTGCGAGCGAGCCCGCACCCAAGCCCTGCAAGCGACCGAGCAGCACGCAGTGCTGCCGGGCGCGCGCAGCGAGGCATCGCCGAGCGGAGCTCTTGA
- a CDS encoding 2-oxoacid:acceptor oxidoreductase family protein yields the protein MEREILLTGIGGQGVQLAAQVIARAAVLEERHVMSLGTYGGTMRGGNTDSTLILGAAPISSPPIVAKSWAGIGAHPRYWEAVRAKLRAGGVAVWNADLFEASADAGAARALPVRATALATEAGAAQGAALVLVGALAGATALVGLDSLIAAMEEALPPYRREHAAKNAAALRAGFDSAPRDFARAWSAA from the coding sequence GTGGAGCGGGAGATTCTGCTCACGGGCATTGGCGGCCAGGGCGTGCAGCTCGCCGCGCAGGTGATCGCGCGCGCCGCGGTTCTCGAAGAGCGCCACGTGATGTCGCTCGGCACCTACGGCGGCACGATGCGCGGCGGCAACACCGACTCGACGCTGATTCTCGGCGCCGCGCCGATCTCGTCGCCGCCGATCGTCGCGAAGAGCTGGGCGGGGATCGGCGCGCACCCGCGCTACTGGGAGGCAGTGCGCGCGAAGCTGCGCGCCGGCGGGGTCGCGGTGTGGAACGCAGACCTCTTCGAGGCGAGCGCAGATGCCGGCGCAGCGCGCGCGCTTCCCGTGCGCGCGACCGCGCTCGCCACCGAGGCCGGCGCAGCGCAGGGCGCAGCGCTCGTGCTCGTCGGCGCGCTCGCGGGCGCGACGGCGCTCGTGGGCCTCGACTCTCTCATCGCAGCGATGGAGGAGGCGCTGCCGCCGTATCGCCGCGAGCACGCGGCGAAGAACGCGGCGGCGCTGCGCGCGGGCTTCGACTCGGCGCCGCGGGACTTCGCGCGGGCGTGGAGCGCGGCATGA
- a CDS encoding 4Fe-4S dicluster domain-containing protein: MSVVTRGTVVIAEERCKGCELCVPACPPRVLAMSERRNAIGARVPDLMPGCTGCGACLLVCPDFCFEVYQYDEAVVHGDAR; the protein is encoded by the coding sequence ATGAGCGTCGTGACGCGCGGCACCGTGGTGATCGCCGAGGAGCGCTGCAAGGGCTGCGAGCTGTGCGTGCCCGCCTGCCCGCCGCGCGTGCTCGCGATGAGCGAGCGCCGCAACGCGATCGGCGCGCGAGTTCCGGACCTAATGCCTGGCTGCACCGGCTGCGGCGCGTGCCTGCTGGTGTGCCCCGACTTCTGCTTCGAGGTCTACCAGTACGACGAAGCCGTCGTGCACGGAGACGCGCGATGA